The Haloarcula marismortui ATCC 43049 region AGGAAATCAACGATAACCGCTACTACTACTGGCAGTGGCGAGAGGGCGAAACGGTAACCTCCAAATACAAAGGTCCAGTCAAGTCGGAGGACTGAATCTATCGGGGCCACCCGCCCGATAGCAATGTGTTCGCTCACCAAGGCGAAATCAAATCAGGGAATCACTCCCTACGTTACGCAGAACGCCGGTTTGACCGCGCAGAGCGGACGTCGGCACCGTCGCGGAGTTTGTCCGGACAGTACGGACACACCCGTGGCGTATCGACATTATCCGGGGTAAACACACGAGCATACTGTGCAGTAACGAAGGACCCGCAGTTCTGGCATTCGGGCATACTACGGACGCTATACTATACGGATAAAGGCTTTCTGACCGAACGGGCCGTCTGAGCAACGAAGCACGCTTGAACTAGGACAGCACCAGTGATGCCCTGCCGCACAATACCCGACTGCGTCCGAAATGGCGGAATGAGAGACTTCCGTCTGTATCCATGAGCCTCAGAAGGCAGCAATCGACTTCGTTCGCAGTAGCGGGACAGACCACAGCCGTGGCGACGGGACGAAGTGAAGAAGGAGTGTCAGCGCTCGGGTCGCGGGGCAGTCTCGTACCGTTTGATGTCGTCGGTCTTCTCGACCCGGTCGTAGATCTCTCGAAGCGTGTCTTGTGCGCGGAGGAGCTTGTGGTCCTCGAGGAACTGCCGGCCGCTCTCACTGATTCCGTAGAACTTGTACGGGAGATCGTTCTGCCGGCGGTCCTCGGGCAAGAGGATCTCCTCGACGATGCCGGCGTCGACGAGCTGCTGGAGGTGCTGGCGAATCGTCGTCTGGCTCTTGCTCGGGTTGACGTAGTCGAGTTCCTTCAGCGTCGGTAGTTCCGACGGATGTCCGAGGATGTCCTGGAGGAGCGCGAACCGCGTCTCCTGGGTGACGACGTTGAGTCGCTCCCGTACGGAATCGAGATCGCTTGGCGGCTGATCGGAGGTACTCATTACTTCGTTATTGGGGTGGTGCGTGCAAAAGCGTTTCGCCCTAATACGAATCGGGTAGGAGCGAATCGGTCTATGATGAGGTCGCCACATTAAAGCACGCTATCCGAGTATGCACGGGTAGATGAGTGAGGATCCAGTCACTGTTGATGAACTCGCTGCGAAGGCCGAGGAGTATCTTCACGAGACCTCACTCACGCCGGCGGAGTACGAAGCGCTGAAACAGAGTGTTGCGGAGCTCACGCCGATCTTCTCGGCTGAGCATTCGTACTTTGTCCTCGGCAGCTATGGTCAACCCGAGATTCGCCGTCTCCAACTCGTGAAAGATCGCCTCAATCGGCGGGCCGGCGCGTATGCATTTTTGATGGTCGACATCAGAAGTGAGTGGACGAACACCTATCTCAAATTCCGACTGCTCGCCGATTATACGGATACAATCGTCGGTGTCGCCGAACACGCCCAGGGAGGGTTTCTGGTCGAACAGGGCTACTTCACGGCCCTGGAGGAATATTTCGCGAAAACGCACGTATTCAAGCGCGAATACGAACCACTCGACCTGGAGGACGTTGAGACCGGAGTGACGAGTGAGAATCCGTATAGTGGTATGCAGACGGCCATTTTTGAGATGTTGGACGATGGCGGTCGGTTATGCCGGTGGACTACTGAAGACGAGCTCGTCGAGTGTGTTGGCACCCTCTGAGCGGACACCTGTGACCTGACGTTCGCTGGCGCAGTCGGCTGGTATTCGATAGCCCGGTTGGCGATGGCTGCAGAATGTCGTGGACGAAAGGGGTCCCCCCGGAGTGTGAATGGGACCCGTCAGTCCGACACCCCTCGGTGTGAATGGGCAGCCACCCTCCTCAACACGGCGTTCCATTTCGTCATTGAAAGACGTAGCAAAGCGGAGCCAGCGAAACGGTTTGGCGGATATCCCACCCCCACACCCCTCAGTGTGAATGGTCCCACCACGTGGGGCACCACGATTAAGCTGCTCCTAATTGCGGAACCCGACGAGCGCGGACGCCCCTCCGCCTCCGCGCTGGCGCGTCGGCTTCGGCACAAGTGCCTCGCCTTGAAATAGGATACTACTCGAAGGGCTGTTTAGACTCGTATATATTAAAATTATCTATTACTGCGGTGCGACACACCAGCCAACCACTGCAAACAGCCTATTTTACCGTATTACCCGCTCTACGGGTTGTTTCAACCACACGAGACTGCTAACGGCTCTCCAACGACACCAGCATCATCGAAACAGCTGCCATCCCCTATGCCATACCATTCACACCGAGGGGTGGGGGTGTCACCATCCCATCAACGTCTGGAGCTCCGGTGTCGAATTGATCAGCCCAGTTCGAGTGCTCTCGACGTCACCCTGGAGTGAGTACGATCTGAACTTTCCTTGATCACCGCCTTCCTTCTTCTTCGATTCGAGAACTCCAGTCGTCACGTGTTTGTTCAGGAGTTCAAGTGCGCGATTGTACCCCTTCGGCTCAACCTTGACATCCCGTGCAACTGTTTGGTACACCTCGTGGATCTCGGACGTACGGAACCACTCCTTCTCCGGGTTGTTCCGATCAAGTCGTGTGAGTGCAAAGAGGAGTAACTTCCCGGACAACGGCGTCCCCTTCACCATTTCCATAAAGAGTTCGACCTCGACGAGTTCGTCGGCCTCGTGAACGTGCTCAGCGGTCACGATGTCGTCTCCTTCCTCGTCGGCAATTTCACCCGCATTGCGGAACAACCGAACTGCACGTCGAGCGTCTCCGTGTTCTTCAGCTGCGAGTTCGGCTGTTGTAGGTATCACCTCGTCATCGAGGACTCCATCGTAAAACGCGTCGCGGCGATTCTCGAGGATCGCGATAAGCTGATCTTCTTCGTACGGCGTGAACGTTCGGTGTTCCGGTTGGAGTGTGGATTGCACCCGGGACTCGATTTCGCCTTTGAATTCGATGTCGTTCGAAATCCCGATCGTGATGACTGGGAAATCTACGTCGTCTTTCGATTGTGTCCGTGAAAGCGTGTAGAGTACTTCGTTGACCTCGCCGTGCTTGTCGATTTCGTCGATAATGACGACGAGCCCACCCGAGAATTCCCGCTGAACGACGGGCCACAACTTCTGATCCCGGTAGTGTTCTGCTGAAAGGCCCTGATAGGGGACTTCAAGCGGGTTTTCCGCTTTGGCGTTCACCTGTTCTGCTATCTTTCGGAAGGTGGAGGTATACGTAGAAATCGGGTCCGGGTTAATGTATGCAGTAACGATGGGCGAGTCCGTTCCCTCAGTTGCCGCTTCGAGTCGCTCACAGACGTGCCTTGCAACTAGTGTCTTCCCTGTCCCGGTTTCACCCCACTCTAGAACGTTGTCCGGAACGCTGTTCGTCCGCATTTTCCGGAGATTTTTCGCCAAGAACGTGATGTGATCGTCACGGCCGACGATCCGGTTGGCGTCTGGTACGTTATCGATTTCGAGCAGCCACGGTTTTTCAAAAATATTCGATTCGTCTTCGTCGTTGTCCTCATCGACATTCAAGATCTCGTCGACGGTCGTTTGCGTGGATTCGTTGTTTGGCATAGCCGGACCAATTCATCCCATTCACATATAGGTTGCCCACCCACGGTGTGATTGATTTCAAATCCCATTCACACTGAGGGGAGTGTAACTGATACAGGGTACTCCCCCCGGAGTGTGAATGGATTCGGCTTAGAGAAAGAGATTCACAATCTGAATACATATCACTCCACCATTCACACTCCGGGGGGTGTCGACGTTGTCGCCCACTTGTGGTTTTTCTCACCGAAGACGATCTCCGTCCATTGACCCATGTATCTCATGGGTCCATCTATCGATAAAATAGAAATATGGTGGTAAAGGGGCGCTATCGACATCTCAGAACAAGGTCATCCGTTCTAAGTCATTGTAAAATCGGTCAACTCTACTTCTCGTGTCTCGGCGAGACTCCGTCGAATATCCGTCCGATCCCAACCCAAGGGCGAGAGGACGCTTTCGACAGCGCGGACGAGTTGTGTCTCGTAATACGATGGATCGTATGTTTCGACCTCTTCGTGGGCGAGTACGACGCGTTCCCGTGAGGATTTCTCGTCATCAACCACGACATACTCAATATCTTGACCGGGATGAACAGCGAGGTCCTGGTCGCGAGCCCGTTTCAGCGCTGCGACGTTCTGTGTGTTCTGGGTATAGCCGTCGAGTGGTTTGGAGACACGATTCCGTTCGACGAGTCGCTCCACCGCTACCTCACCGGCATGGAGTTTCGAGACTGCACGGTCAAGACAGCTGAGGACTGCCTCTGGTGACTGCGTCGCATCGAGGCGATCGAGGCATTCTCGCTGGACGTCCTCAATAAATGGCGGCGTCGACCGCTGGCGGGCTTCGATGCCTCTGATCTTGAACTCGTCCTCATCGACGACCTTTCCGAAATACTTCGTAAGCGCGCCGGCGTCGCTCTCGCGTTGTGGGACGAACGCCACCCAGTCATAGTGCGATTCATACTCGAGGCGGATGTCGACTGCTTCGGTGATCTCGGTCGCGAGGGCCTCGAGGGACTCGCGGTCCTCGTCGTCGACGTCGGGGTTTGGGGTCACCCAGATGGAGTCGACGATGCCGTGGACGACACGCCAGCCGGCGGCTTCGAGGCGTTGCTTCGCCGTCAACAAAATCTCGCGCGCGAACGCATTGATTGCCTCGTGGCACTCGATGCGCCCGTATTTGGCGTTGTTAAAGCCTTGGTACCCAAAGCAGGCGACGAGGATCCACTTCAGCGCCCCCGACCGCCCTTCGAGTTCGTCGAGGCGCTCCTTGTCGGGATCGTCGCGTTCTTGTTCGCGACGGATGGCGGCTTTGATCTCGTCGCGCGCATCGATGATGGGCTGGAGGACGTCGACGAGGTAGCCCCGGTCGTCACAGATCGAATAGCCGAGTCCGGGGACGTCCTCGCGGTCGCGATGGCACTCGCAGCGAATCACGTCCGGCGAGACGTTGTGCGTGCAGATGATGTTCGGATACAACGAGGAGAAATCGAGTTCGTGGACATCCTCGTGGAGTCCGACCTCGGGCGCGAAGATGAACCCACCACGATCGGCATCGTGGAGCACCCCTGTTGATTTGAATTTCTCGTGGCGCCAGGAGTGCCACGGGACGAGGACGCCGCGGTCGTGGGCTTCGCAGATCTGGATGGCTGTGAGGATGTTGCCGATCGACGCCCAGGCTGCCTCCTGTATCGGCTTGCGCGACCGCGAGACCAGGTCGAGGACGCCGTCGATGTTGGTCTCGCCAAAGAAGAACGTGTTCGATCGGTCGATGATTGCTCTTCCGGGCACGTTGTAGCGCGCCGGCGAGTGCCCGACGCGGCCGTAGCTCGCGTAGGTCGACCGGCTCGCGAGCTGCTGGAAATCGCCCTTTGGGGTCCGGCTCAACGAGAAATTGTCGGCGCCAGTGCTGGCAGCCATCTCGTACAGGGTCGGGACAATCTCGCTCGTCGAGCAGACGAGGACGTCCGGATCGTGGTTGTCAAGCGCAGCTTGGACTGTCGTCAGGATATCTTCTGGCGGGCCCGTGACCGTCTCGCCGCCGACGGCAAGTTCGGTATACGCATCGCCGGTCGTCTCTGTGAGTGGGACGTCGAGTCGCAGCGTCGAGAGATCGCACGTTGGCGTCGGATCCACATCGTTCTCGAGACAGTACCGAAACTCCCGCGAGAGATCGACATTGAAGCAGGCGAGATCCCCCACAGGGTACTCGGACAGCTGGCGTGCCTGTCGAGCCAGCGAGGTGATCCGATCGATGTGGGCAACGTCGACGGCGAGGACGTCCTCGTCGTCGCGACGGAAGCCTGGCCGCTGGGCGACGATATCGGTCGCGACGACGTCCGGGTGCCGTTCGTACACGCTGCGGAGTCTCGTGAGGTCGATCTCGTCATCCGGTGCGCGGGATGCGACGTAGAAGCGCGGCGAGTAGTCATCGCGTTCGGTCGCGACGGCGCCGTCAGCCGTCGTCTCCCATTCGAGGACACGGCCATCATCAAGGAAATCGAATGTGAATGGCATTTTCTATCCATCGTCCTCCAGCATAGGCACGCCAACGTACGCTCACCCGATAATCGACAGTGTGTCGCTTCCGGAGTTCAGGGAACCAGTGTGACACGGCTGCGAAGGGCGTGGAACGCGAATTTGGGGCTTTCCATCCATTTTCCGCAAACACTTCCGGGCCACTGATCCCCCTTCACCGCCCATCTTAACCAACAAAACCCACGCTTGCTACGGGATGTTGGTTAAGTCTACTAATTACGGTACTGAGGCGCTGTATTCGATACAAATTCATTCGAGAACCTCGAGATCCTCGAGTCCCAGGGCATGGAGAGTATAGTGACCGGGACTATCTTCGATCAGCTGTTTGAATGTCAGCCGAAGCGTGTTCTCCTGCTCCATCCGATGTGCGGTTTTCAACACGACGCGGTCAGGCGGCACGATCTCGTCAGGTGCATCGAGACGCAGTGTCCGATGAAATTCGATATGTCGGACCTCATCTCCCTTCCGGGGGTCCTTTCTCTCTTCGTGTACACTTCCGACGGAGGTCTCCCACGGATTCTGAAACGTCACGCCGCCAGCCTCAACCGGACCGTCCCCGGTAAGGTGGATTCGAATTCGATCACCTGATTCCAAGTCGTTGATCCTCTGGAAGCGATCTGTTGCCATATTATCTGTTGCCATATTAACGGTCAAGTACCCCGTACTAAAAACCATCAGTGCAATCCGTCCTCCGTTGTACCTGCCTCGGAGTGTTGTTGCCGATCGTCCGCCTCGTTGAGTGCGTTTTCGAGTTCAGCGAGGCGGTCTTCGTGTTCATCGAGTCGGGCTTCCTGTTCGAGATCGATGCTGATCAGCGCCGGCAACAGCGGGTTTTGGTGGTTCAACAGGCCACTCGCGTCAGCGTGCTCGCGAGCGTATTCGAACAGTTGGTCGAAGCGTGGTTGGTCGCGACGACGGAGCGCCCGCCGGAAATCCGTCCATCGCTCCTCGATAGCCCGCAGCGCATCCCGATACGTCGGATTGGTGCGCCCCATTACTATCGCCCTCCA contains the following coding sequences:
- a CDS encoding helix-turn-helix domain-containing protein; the encoded protein is MSTSDQPPSDLDSVRERLNVVTQETRFALLQDILGHPSELPTLKELDYVNPSKSQTTIRQHLQQLVDAGIVEEILLPEDRRQNDLPYKFYGISESGRQFLEDHKLLRAQDTLREIYDRVEKTDDIKRYETAPRPER
- a CDS encoding orc1/cdc6 family replication initiation protein, translated to MPNNESTQTTVDEILNVDEDNDEDESNIFEKPWLLEIDNVPDANRIVGRDDHITFLAKNLRKMRTNSVPDNVLEWGETGTGKTLVARHVCERLEAATEGTDSPIVTAYINPDPISTYTSTFRKIAEQVNAKAENPLEVPYQGLSAEHYRDQKLWPVVQREFSGGLVVIIDEIDKHGEVNEVLYTLSRTQSKDDVDFPVITIGISNDIEFKGEIESRVQSTLQPEHRTFTPYEEDQLIAILENRRDAFYDGVLDDEVIPTTAELAAEEHGDARRAVRLFRNAGEIADEEGDDIVTAEHVHEADELVEVELFMEMVKGTPLSGKLLLFALTRLDRNNPEKEWFRTSEIHEVYQTVARDVKVEPKGYNRALELLNKHVTTGVLESKKKEGGDQGKFRSYSLQGDVESTRTGLINSTPELQTLMGW
- a CDS encoding type B DNA-directed DNA polymerase; translation: MPFTFDFLDDGRVLEWETTADGAVATERDDYSPRFYVASRAPDDEIDLTRLRSVYERHPDVVATDIVAQRPGFRRDDEDVLAVDVAHIDRITSLARQARQLSEYPVGDLACFNVDLSREFRYCLENDVDPTPTCDLSTLRLDVPLTETTGDAYTELAVGGETVTGPPEDILTTVQAALDNHDPDVLVCSTSEIVPTLYEMAASTGADNFSLSRTPKGDFQQLASRSTYASYGRVGHSPARYNVPGRAIIDRSNTFFFGETNIDGVLDLVSRSRKPIQEAAWASIGNILTAIQICEAHDRGVLVPWHSWRHEKFKSTGVLHDADRGGFIFAPEVGLHEDVHELDFSSLYPNIICTHNVSPDVIRCECHRDREDVPGLGYSICDDRGYLVDVLQPIIDARDEIKAAIRREQERDDPDKERLDELEGRSGALKWILVACFGYQGFNNAKYGRIECHEAINAFAREILLTAKQRLEAAGWRVVHGIVDSIWVTPNPDVDDEDRESLEALATEITEAVDIRLEYESHYDWVAFVPQRESDAGALTKYFGKVVDEDEFKIRGIEARQRSTPPFIEDVQRECLDRLDATQSPEAVLSCLDRAVSKLHAGEVAVERLVERNRVSKPLDGYTQNTQNVAALKRARDQDLAVHPGQDIEYVVVDDEKSSRERVVLAHEEVETYDPSYYETQLVRAVESVLSPLGWDRTDIRRSLAETREVELTDFTMT